TCGGCATCGGGCGCAACAGCGCGGATCACCGTGCGTAACCGCTCGAGCGCGGCTCGCTGCTCCGCCGTCAGGCGCGCGAGGTACGCATCGATCGTGGCAGGTTTCGATCTCACGCCACCTCGCGGATTTCGCGCCTCGCAATCGGCCGCGCCCGTCCGTTAGCCTCTTTGCCGGCTCGCCGCGCTCGTGGAACTGGTCCATCGGTGGAGTCTGCACGAGACGTCCTGCCAGCGCCAGCCCCGGCTTCGCAACGCCTCCCGTGCGCGCCCCAAACTGAGCCTGTACTATCGCGTTCGCGTTGCGCGACAGTAACACGCCGCTCGCCGCACCGGTCGTGTAGAGCTAAGTTGGAGGTCGGCGCCGGCCGATGAGCGCGCCCCGTGCACGTTCAGCTCGCACCGGATTCAAGGAGCCCTCGCATGAAGTCGATGATGGCCGCGTTCGCCTTCGTGTTCGCCGCGGCGCCGGCGCTGCTCGGCCAGACGCCCGTGAACACGTCGTTAGGCAGCGTGCAGGGACCGCACCCGTTCAACGTACGCGACCTCGTGATGATGGATCGCGTGAGCGACCCGCAACTCTCACCCGACGGACGTTGGGCCGCGTTCACTGTACGCCGCACCGACTACGCCGCCAACCGCGGCATCACGGCGATCTACGTGCTCGATCTCGACGGTACGGCCGCGCCCGTGCAGGTGGTCGACAAGGCCGCGCAGCCGCGTTGGGCGCCCGATGGACATCACCTCTACTACATGGCCGCGGCCGACGGCGTCGAGCAGCTGTGGCGCGTGGATTTGGGCGGCGCTACCACCGGTCTCGACCCCGCGGCGCACGCCGCCCCGGCGCAGGTGAGCCGCACGCCGCTCGACCTCAACACGTTCAAGTTGTCGCCCGATGGCTCGCACGTGCTCCTGTCGTACGAAGTCGACACCGACTGCCCGACGCTCACCTGCACCGCCCAACGCATCGCGGCGCGCGCGGCCGACAAGGCGAGCGGCACCATCTATGAGCGGTTGTTCGTTAGGCACTGGGACGCGTGGGCCACGGGCCGCCGCAACCAGCTGTACATCGCGGCCATCGATGCATCCGGCCAGATTCCAACCGAGCCGACCCTGCTGAGCAAGGGCATCGACGGCGATGTGCCGAGCAAGCCGTTCGGCGACGAGAGCGAATTCTCCTTCTCGCCCGATGGCAAGACGGTGTATTTCGGGATTCGCATCGCCGGGACCACCGAGCCGTGGTCCACCAACTTCGACGTGTACCGGGTGCCCGCCGACGGCTCCTCCCCGCCTAACGACCTGACCTCGGCGAACAAGGCCTGGGACGCGTATCCGGTTCCGGCGCCCGACGGCAAGACACTCTACTACCTCTCGATGAAAACGCCGGGCTTCGAGTCGGACCGCTTCCGCATCATGGCCATGGATCTGTCCACCGGCCAGTCGCGCGAAGTCGATCCGAGCTGGGACCGGTCCGCCGGCAGCCTCACCATCTCGCCCGATGGCAAGACGCTCTATGCAAGCGTGGACGACCACGGCGAGCACCCCATCTTCGCGATCGATGCCACCACCGGCAAGGCGACGCGCATCGTGGGCGATGGGACCGTCAGCGGATACTCACTCGCTCACGGCCGGATTCTTTTCGCGCGCGATGATCTGAAACACCCATCTGACCTCTACACGATCGACGCCGCCGCAACGAGCGCACGCGCCCAACAGGTCACGCATTTCAACGCCGACGCGCTCGCGAACGCCAAGGAAGGCGACTGGGAATTCTTCACCTTCCAGGGGTGGAACGGAGAACCCGTGCAAGGCTACGTCGTCAAACCCGTGGGATACGAACCTGGCAAGACGTACCCGGTTGCGTTCCTCATCCACGGCGGTCCGCAGGGCGCATGGGACAACGGCTGGAGCTATCGCTGGAATCCGCAGACGTACGCGGGCCAGGGCTTCGCCGTGGTGGCGATCAACTTCCACGGTTCCACCGGCTACGGCCAGGCCTTCACCAACTCCATTTCCGGCGACTGGGGTGGCAAGCCCCTCGAGGACCTCAAGCTCGGCTGGGCGGCGGCGTTAGGCAAATACGCGTTACTCGATGGGCGCCGAGCGTGTGCGTTAGGCGCGAGCTACGGCGGGTACATGACATACTGGATCGCCGGCGTCTGGAACGGGCCGTGGAAATGTCTCGTCGACCACGATGGCGTGTTCGACACCCGCGCGATGTACTACGACACCGATGAATTGTGGTTCGAGGAGCGCGAAAATGGCGGCACCCAGTACGAGCACCCCGAGAACTACGAGAAGTTCAACCCGCTCGACCACGTGGCGCAGTGGCGCGTGCCAATGATGATACTGCACAGCAACCAGGACTTTCGGATTCCGATCAACCAGGGCATGGGC
This genomic stretch from Gemmatimonadaceae bacterium harbors:
- a CDS encoding S9 family peptidase: MKSMMAAFAFVFAAAPALLGQTPVNTSLGSVQGPHPFNVRDLVMMDRVSDPQLSPDGRWAAFTVRRTDYAANRGITAIYVLDLDGTAAPVQVVDKAAQPRWAPDGHHLYYMAAADGVEQLWRVDLGGATTGLDPAAHAAPAQVSRTPLDLNTFKLSPDGSHVLLSYEVDTDCPTLTCTAQRIAARAADKASGTIYERLFVRHWDAWATGRRNQLYIAAIDASGQIPTEPTLLSKGIDGDVPSKPFGDESEFSFSPDGKTVYFGIRIAGTTEPWSTNFDVYRVPADGSSPPNDLTSANKAWDAYPVPAPDGKTLYYLSMKTPGFESDRFRIMAMDLSTGQSREVDPSWDRSAGSLTISPDGKTLYASVDDHGEHPIFAIDATTGKATRIVGDGTVSGYSLAHGRILFARDDLKHPSDLYTIDAAATSARAQQVTHFNADALANAKEGDWEFFTFQGWNGEPVQGYVVKPVGYEPGKTYPVAFLIHGGPQGAWDNGWSYRWNPQTYAGQGFAVVAINFHGSTGYGQAFTNSISGDWGGKPLEDLKLGWAAALGKYALLDGRRACALGASYGGYMTYWIAGVWNGPWKCLVDHDGVFDTRAMYYDTDELWFEERENGGTQYEHPENYEKFNPLDHVAQWRVPMMILHSNQDFRIPINQGMGAFTALQRRGIPSEFLTFPDEDHWVLKPHNSVQWHDAVNAWLAKWTAKDAGRTASR
- a CDS encoding DUF1801 domain-containing protein, with the protein product MRSKPATIDAYLARLTAEQRAALERLRTVIRAVAPDAEECISYDMPTYRVNGARCSRSRPL